In Vibrio bathopelagicus, the following are encoded in one genomic region:
- a CDS encoding multidrug ABC transporter permease/ATP-binding protein gives MGLILLLAEKQKKSLSFVILLSIASAFLSVGVIAFIQHKLLESNGPLSNTLVQFTLLLIGLLVTATVAQVALHKLGHKFVYYKRCELVSQLLNTDIEQVEKVGSAGVLASLNTDIRNITIAFVHLPELIYGLVLTVVALVYLAFLSMPLFGVSVLMLSLTGVIGYLLVTRITKHVKQVREYDDKLYHDYQSLIDGRKELSLNPFRAKRYFDETFSVNAEGYRNEVTQADILNGFAANMANTVVLALIGLNFYLATGLGWATLEVASTFALVVLFMRTPLMSAVGSIPTLITANISMKKLSSLELSTDRSLNPKSAKTKVFNSLELVGASYRYRSDSDGDSFGVGPINFKIERGEHIFIIGGNGSGKSTFARLLTGLYRPHSGQVYVDGNEVTQAHWQDYRHQFSAVFSDFHLFHQIVDGEGQDIESKDIDEWMVRLEMAHKVDHQQGKLSDVRYSQGQRKRLALMMSVLEKRGCILLDEWAADQDPRFRKLFYRQLLPLLKQRGVTVIAITHDDAYFDAADRIFKMDTGNLIELSKGNLAQAHQALESVVA, from the coding sequence ATCCTATTGCTGGCTGAAAAACAGAAAAAATCACTTTCCTTCGTGATCTTGTTGAGTATTGCGAGTGCGTTCTTGAGCGTGGGCGTGATCGCGTTTATTCAGCACAAATTACTTGAAAGCAATGGGCCACTTTCCAATACCTTGGTTCAGTTTACCTTGTTACTGATTGGCTTGTTGGTGACAGCAACTGTTGCTCAGGTAGCACTTCATAAACTGGGCCACAAGTTCGTTTATTACAAACGCTGTGAATTGGTTTCTCAACTATTGAACACCGATATTGAACAGGTCGAGAAAGTAGGAAGTGCAGGGGTGCTTGCCTCGCTCAACACTGACATTCGCAACATTACTATTGCATTCGTACATTTACCTGAGTTGATCTACGGCTTGGTACTAACGGTTGTGGCGTTAGTCTACTTGGCCTTTCTATCTATGCCTCTGTTTGGGGTTAGCGTTTTAATGCTCTCTTTAACCGGTGTCATTGGCTATCTGCTTGTTACGCGCATCACTAAACACGTTAAACAGGTTCGTGAGTACGACGACAAGTTGTATCACGATTACCAATCCTTAATTGATGGCCGTAAGGAACTGTCTTTAAACCCATTTAGGGCCAAGCGTTACTTTGATGAGACGTTTTCAGTCAATGCTGAAGGTTACAGGAATGAAGTGACACAAGCCGATATCCTAAATGGTTTTGCTGCCAACATGGCGAACACCGTGGTATTGGCTCTGATTGGTTTGAACTTCTACCTTGCGACAGGCTTAGGCTGGGCAACGTTGGAAGTCGCCTCTACATTCGCATTGGTCGTGTTGTTTATGAGAACCCCGCTGATGTCTGCAGTCGGTTCAATTCCAACCTTGATTACTGCCAACATTTCAATGAAGAAGTTGTCGTCGTTAGAGTTGAGTACCGATCGAAGCCTGAATCCGAAATCGGCAAAAACCAAAGTATTCAATTCACTAGAACTCGTGGGGGCTAGCTATCGCTATCGCTCAGATTCTGATGGTGACTCGTTTGGCGTCGGTCCGATTAATTTCAAGATCGAACGTGGGGAACACATCTTCATTATTGGTGGTAATGGCAGTGGTAAATCGACCTTTGCGCGTTTGCTGACTGGACTCTACCGACCGCATTCTGGCCAAGTTTATGTCGATGGCAATGAGGTGACTCAAGCGCATTGGCAAGACTATCGCCATCAGTTTTCGGCAGTATTCAGTGATTTCCACCTATTCCATCAAATCGTCGATGGCGAAGGTCAAGACATCGAAAGCAAAGATATTGACGAATGGATGGTTCGTCTTGAAATGGCACACAAGGTTGATCACCAGCAAGGTAAGTTAAGTGACGTTCGCTACTCACAAGGTCAACGAAAACGACTGGCGCTGATGATGTCAGTACTCGAAAAACGCGGCTGTATTCTGCTTGATGAATGGGCCGCTGATCAGGACCCACGTTTCAGAAAACTGTTTTACCGTCAGTTATTGCCACTGCTTAAACAACGGGGCGTGACTGTAATCGCGATTACTCATGATGACGCTTATTTTGATGCCGCTGACCGTATTTTCAAAATGGATACCGGCAATCTTATTGAGTTGAGTAAAGGGAATTTAGCTCAAGCACACCAAGCACTAGAGAGTGTTGTGGCTTGA
- a CDS encoding MbtH family protein, giving the protein MSIDSPNTEFTVVINAQEQYSIWPTYHLVPNGWTEVGVKGNKEHCLEHIREVWTDMRPKSLRDAIAALEH; this is encoded by the coding sequence ATGAGTATTGATAGCCCAAATACAGAATTTACCGTTGTGATAAACGCACAAGAACAATACAGCATATGGCCAACGTATCACTTAGTGCCAAATGGTTGGACTGAGGTTGGTGTAAAAGGCAACAAAGAGCATTGTCTTGAGCATATCCGTGAAGTTTGGACCGATATGCGTCCGAAAAGTTTACGCGACGCGATAGCCGCCCTAGAACACTAA